Proteins co-encoded in one Zalophus californianus isolate mZalCal1 chromosome 9, mZalCal1.pri.v2, whole genome shotgun sequence genomic window:
- the TRABD gene encoding traB domain-containing protein isoform X3: MKLRRRRERPSLPRTVTELVAEDGSRVYVVGTAHFSDDSKKDVVKTIREVQPDVVVVELCQYRVSMLKMDESTLLQEAKELSLEKLQQAVRQNGVMSGLMQMLLLKVSAHITEQLGMAPGGEFREAFKEASKVPFCKFHLGDRPIPVTFKRAIAALSFWQKVKLAWGLCFLSDPISKDDVERCKQKDLLEQMMAEMIGEFPDLHRTIVSERDVYLTYMLRQAARRLELPRSSDAEPRKCVPSVVVGVVGMGHVPGIEKNWTTDLNIQEIMTVPPPSISGRVSRLAVKAAFLGLLGYGLYWMGRRATSLVLSLPVTQYCLQRASTARPHK, from the exons ATGAAGCTGAGGAGACGGCGAGAGCGGCCCAGTCTGCCGCGCACAGTGACCGAGCTGGTGGCTGAGGATGGGAGCAGGGTGTATGTGGTGGGCACCGCCCACTTCAGTGACGACAGCAAGAAGGACGTGGTGAAG ACCATCCGGGAGGTGCAGCCCGACGTGGTGGTGGTGGAGCTCTGCCAATACCGTGTGTCCATGCTGAAGATGGACGAGAGCACGCTGCTCCAGGAGGCCAAGGAGCTCAGcctggagaagctgcagcaagccGTGAGGCAG AACGGCGTCATGTCCGGACTCATGCAGATGTTGCTGCTGAAAGTGTCGGCCCACATCACCGAGCAGCTGGGCATGGCTCCTGGTGGCGAGTTCAGGGAGGCCTTCAAGGAG GCCAGCAAGGTGCCTTTCTGCAAGTTCCACCTGGGCGACCGGCCCATCCCCGTCACCTTCAAGAGGGCCATCGCGGCGCTGTCCTTCTGGCAGAAAGTGAAGCTGGCCTGGGGCCTGTGTTTCCTGTCAGACCCCATCAG caaGGATGACGTGGAGCGCTGCAAGCAGAAGGACCTGCTGGAGCAGATGATGGCAGAGATGATCGGCGAGTTTCCCGACCTGCACCGCACCATCGTCTCAGAGCGTGACGTCTACCTGACCTACATGCTGAGGCAGGCCGCCCGGCGCCTCGAGCTGCCGCGCTCCTCCGATG CTGAGCCCAGGAAGTGCGTCCCCTCCGTCGTGGTGGGTGTCGTGGGCATGGGCCACGTCCCGGGCATCGAGAAGAACTGGACCACAGACCTCAACATCCAGGAGATCATGAC cGTGCCCCCGCCGTCCATCTCCGGCAGAGTGTCCCGGCTGGCCGTGAAGGCTGCCTTCTTGGGCCTGCTGGGCTACGGCCTCTACTGGATGGGACGCCGCGCCACCAGCCTGGTCCTGTCACTGCCTGTCACTCAGTACTGTCTGCAGAGGGCATCCACGGCCCGGCCGCACAAATAG
- the TRABD gene encoding traB domain-containing protein isoform X2: MEGEEEQGQPPQEADMEPVVGASEVVPRVLSGESQNLSDADALTLLLEMKLRRRRERPSLPRTVTELVAEDGSRVYVVGTAHFSDDSKKDVVKTIREVQPDVVVVELCQYRVSMLKMDESTLLQEAKELSLEKLQQAVRQNGVMSGLMQMLLLKVSAHITEQLGMAPGGEFREAFKEASKVPFCKFHLGDRPIPVTFKRAIAALSFWQKVKLAWGLCFLSDPISKDDVERCKQKDLLEQMMAEMIGEFPDLHRTIVSERDVYLTYMLRQAARRLELPRSSDAEPRKCVPSVVVGVVGMGHVPGIEKNWTTDLNIQEIMTVSRLAVKAAFLGLLGYGLYWMGRRATSLVLSLPVTQYCLQRASTARPHK; encoded by the exons atggagggggaggaggagcagggccaGCCACCTCAGGAG GCCGACATGGAACCTGTTGTGGGGGCTTCAGAGGTGGTGCCCAGGGTGCTTTCTGGAGAATCCCAGAACCTGT CCGACGCGGACGCGCTGACCCTGCTCCTGGAGATGAAGCTGAGGAGACGGCGAGAGCGGCCCAGTCTGCCGCGCACAGTGACCGAGCTGGTGGCTGAGGATGGGAGCAGGGTGTATGTGGTGGGCACCGCCCACTTCAGTGACGACAGCAAGAAGGACGTGGTGAAG ACCATCCGGGAGGTGCAGCCCGACGTGGTGGTGGTGGAGCTCTGCCAATACCGTGTGTCCATGCTGAAGATGGACGAGAGCACGCTGCTCCAGGAGGCCAAGGAGCTCAGcctggagaagctgcagcaagccGTGAGGCAG AACGGCGTCATGTCCGGACTCATGCAGATGTTGCTGCTGAAAGTGTCGGCCCACATCACCGAGCAGCTGGGCATGGCTCCTGGTGGCGAGTTCAGGGAGGCCTTCAAGGAG GCCAGCAAGGTGCCTTTCTGCAAGTTCCACCTGGGCGACCGGCCCATCCCCGTCACCTTCAAGAGGGCCATCGCGGCGCTGTCCTTCTGGCAGAAAGTGAAGCTGGCCTGGGGCCTGTGTTTCCTGTCAGACCCCATCAG caaGGATGACGTGGAGCGCTGCAAGCAGAAGGACCTGCTGGAGCAGATGATGGCAGAGATGATCGGCGAGTTTCCCGACCTGCACCGCACCATCGTCTCAGAGCGTGACGTCTACCTGACCTACATGCTGAGGCAGGCCGCCCGGCGCCTCGAGCTGCCGCGCTCCTCCGATG CTGAGCCCAGGAAGTGCGTCCCCTCCGTCGTGGTGGGTGTCGTGGGCATGGGCCACGTCCCGGGCATCGAGAAGAACTGGACCACAGACCTCAACATCCAGGAGATCATGAC AGTGTCCCGGCTGGCCGTGAAGGCTGCCTTCTTGGGCCTGCTGGGCTACGGCCTCTACTGGATGGGACGCCGCGCCACCAGCCTGGTCCTGTCACTGCCTGTCACTCAGTACTGTCTGCAGAGGGCATCCACGGCCCGGCCGCACAAATAG
- the TRABD gene encoding traB domain-containing protein isoform X1: MEGEEEQGQPPQEADMEPVVGASEVVPRVLSGESQNLSDADALTLLLEMKLRRRRERPSLPRTVTELVAEDGSRVYVVGTAHFSDDSKKDVVKTIREVQPDVVVVELCQYRVSMLKMDESTLLQEAKELSLEKLQQAVRQNGVMSGLMQMLLLKVSAHITEQLGMAPGGEFREAFKEASKVPFCKFHLGDRPIPVTFKRAIAALSFWQKVKLAWGLCFLSDPISKDDVERCKQKDLLEQMMAEMIGEFPDLHRTIVSERDVYLTYMLRQAARRLELPRSSDAEPRKCVPSVVVGVVGMGHVPGIEKNWTTDLNIQEIMTVPPPSISGRVSRLAVKAAFLGLLGYGLYWMGRRATSLVLSLPVTQYCLQRASTARPHK, translated from the exons atggagggggaggaggagcagggccaGCCACCTCAGGAG GCCGACATGGAACCTGTTGTGGGGGCTTCAGAGGTGGTGCCCAGGGTGCTTTCTGGAGAATCCCAGAACCTGT CCGACGCGGACGCGCTGACCCTGCTCCTGGAGATGAAGCTGAGGAGACGGCGAGAGCGGCCCAGTCTGCCGCGCACAGTGACCGAGCTGGTGGCTGAGGATGGGAGCAGGGTGTATGTGGTGGGCACCGCCCACTTCAGTGACGACAGCAAGAAGGACGTGGTGAAG ACCATCCGGGAGGTGCAGCCCGACGTGGTGGTGGTGGAGCTCTGCCAATACCGTGTGTCCATGCTGAAGATGGACGAGAGCACGCTGCTCCAGGAGGCCAAGGAGCTCAGcctggagaagctgcagcaagccGTGAGGCAG AACGGCGTCATGTCCGGACTCATGCAGATGTTGCTGCTGAAAGTGTCGGCCCACATCACCGAGCAGCTGGGCATGGCTCCTGGTGGCGAGTTCAGGGAGGCCTTCAAGGAG GCCAGCAAGGTGCCTTTCTGCAAGTTCCACCTGGGCGACCGGCCCATCCCCGTCACCTTCAAGAGGGCCATCGCGGCGCTGTCCTTCTGGCAGAAAGTGAAGCTGGCCTGGGGCCTGTGTTTCCTGTCAGACCCCATCAG caaGGATGACGTGGAGCGCTGCAAGCAGAAGGACCTGCTGGAGCAGATGATGGCAGAGATGATCGGCGAGTTTCCCGACCTGCACCGCACCATCGTCTCAGAGCGTGACGTCTACCTGACCTACATGCTGAGGCAGGCCGCCCGGCGCCTCGAGCTGCCGCGCTCCTCCGATG CTGAGCCCAGGAAGTGCGTCCCCTCCGTCGTGGTGGGTGTCGTGGGCATGGGCCACGTCCCGGGCATCGAGAAGAACTGGACCACAGACCTCAACATCCAGGAGATCATGAC cGTGCCCCCGCCGTCCATCTCCGGCAGAGTGTCCCGGCTGGCCGTGAAGGCTGCCTTCTTGGGCCTGCTGGGCTACGGCCTCTACTGGATGGGACGCCGCGCCACCAGCCTGGTCCTGTCACTGCCTGTCACTCAGTACTGTCTGCAGAGGGCATCCACGGCCCGGCCGCACAAATAG
- the LOC113922777 gene encoding pannexin-2 isoform X10 has protein sequence MHHLLEQSADMATALLAGEKLRELILPGAQDDKAGALAALLLQLKLELPFDRVVTIGTVLVPILLVTLVFTKNFAEEPIYCYTPHNFTRDQALYARGYCWTELRDALPGVDASLWPSLFEHKLLPYSLLAFAAIMYVPALGWEFLASTRLTSELNFLLQEIDNCYHRAAEGRAPKIEKQIQSKGPGITERERREIIENAEKEKSPEQNLFEKYLERRGRSNFLAKLYLARHLLILLLSVAPISYLCTYYATQKQNEFTCALGASPDGPAGGGPAVRVSCKLPSVQLQRIVAGVDIVLLCAMNLIILVNLIHLFIFRKSNFIFDKLHKVGIKTRRQWRRSQFCDINILAMFCNENRDHIKSLNRLDFITNESDLMYDNVVRQLLAALAQSNHDATPTVRDAGVQTVDPSANPAEPDGAAEPPVVKRPRKKMKWIPTSNPLPQPFKEPLAIMRVENSKAEKPKPVRRKTATDTLIAPLLDAGARAAHHYKGSGGDAGPAPDKKHARHFSLDVHPYILGTKKAKPEAVPAAALPASRSQEGGFLSQAEECALGLAAAPTKDAPLPDKEILYPAEPARATLPSGGPFHVRSPPAASATAPLSPATLGKADPLAILSRNATHPLLHISTLYEAREEEDGGPRAPPEVGSLIAIPPPQQILIATFDEPRTVVSTVEF, from the exons atgcaCCATCTCCTGGAGCAGTCCGCGGACATGGCGACGGCGTTGCTGGCCGGAGAGAAGCTGCGCGAGCTGATCCTGCCCGGCGCGCAGGACGACAAGGCGGGCGCGCTAGCGGCGCTGCTCCTGCAGCTCAAGCTCGAGCTGCCCTTCGACCGCGTGGTCACCATCGGCACCGTGCTCGTCCCCATCCTGCTGGTCACCCTGGTCTTCACCAAGAACTTCGCAG aggAGCCCATTTACTGCTACACGCCGCACAACTTCACTCGCGACCAGGCGCTGTACGCTCGCGGCTACTGCTGGACGGAGCTGCGGGACGCGCTGCCCGGCGTGGACGCCAGCCTGTGGCCGTCGCTGTTTGAGCACAAGCTGCTGCCCTACTCGCTGCTGGCCTTCGCCGCCATCATGTACGTGCCCGCGCTGGGCTGGGAGTTCCTGGCCTCCACCCGCCTCACCTCCGAGCTCAACTTCCTGCTGCAGGAGATCGACAACTGCTACCACCGTGCGGCCGAGGGCCGCGCCCCCAAGATCGAAAAGCAGATCCAGTCCAAGGGGCCCGGCATCACGGAGCGCGAGCGGCGTGAGATAATCGAGAACGCCGAGAAGGAGAAGAGCCCCGAGCAGAACCTGTTCGAGAAGTACCTGGAGCGCCgcggccgcagcaacttcctgGCCAAGCTGTACCTGGCGCGGCACCTGCTCATCCTGCTGCTCAGCGTGGCGCCCATCTCCTACCTGTGCACCTACTACGCCACCCAGAAGCAGAACGAGTTCACGTGCGCGCTGGGCGCGTCCCCAGACGGGCCGGCTGGCGGGGGCCCGGCCGTGCGCGTCAGCTGCAAGCTCCCGTCCGTGCAGCTGCAGCGCATCGTGGCAGGCGTGGACATCGTGCTGCTGTGCGCCATGAACCTCATCATCCTCGTCAACCTCATCCACCTGTTCATTTTCCGCAAGAGCAACTTCATCTTCGACAAGCTGCACAAGGTGGGCATCAAGACGCGCCGGCAGTGGCGCCGCTCCCAGTTCTGCGACATCAACATCCTGGCCATGTTCTGCAACGAGAACCGCGACCACATCAAGTCGCTCAACCGGCTGGACTTCATCACCAACGAGAGCGACCTCATGTACGACAACGTGGTGCGGCAGCTGCTGGCCGCGCTGGCCCAGTCCAACCACGACGCCACGCCCACCGTGCGCGACGCGGGCGTGCAGACCGTGGACCCCAGCGCCAACCCGGCCGAGCCCGACGGCGCCGCGGAGCCGCCCGTCGTCAAGCGGCCGCGCAAGAAGATGAAGTGGATCCCCACCAGCAACCCGCTGCCGCAGCCCTTCAAGGAGCCACTGGCCATCATGCGCGTGGAGAACAGCAAGGCCGAGAAGCCCAAGCCCGTGCGCCGCAAGACGGCCACGGACACGCTGATCGCGCCGCTGCTGGACGCGGGCGCGCGCGCCGCGCACCACTACAAGGGCAGCGGGGGCGACGCGGGGCCCGCTCCCGACAAGAAGCATGCGCGCCACTTTTCCCTGGACGTGCACCCCTACATCCTGGGCACCAAGAAGGCCAAGCCCGAGGCCGTGCCCGCCGCCGCCCTGCCCGCCTCCCGGAGCCAGGAAGGGGGTTTCCTGTCCCAGGCGGAGGAGTGTGCGCTGGGCTTGGCCGCAGCACCCACCAAAG ATGCTCCGCTCCCTGACAAGGAGATCCTGTACCCAGCAGAGCCAGCCCGGGCCACGCTTCCTTCCGGGGGCCCGTTTCACGTCCGCTCGCCCCCAGCAGCCTCCGCCACAGCCCCTCTGTCGCCAGCCACTCTGGGCAAAGCTGACCCGCTCGCGATCCTGAGCCGCAATGCCACACACCCGCTGCTGCACATCAGCACGCTGTATGAAGCCCGGGAAGAGGAGGACGGGGGTCCCCGGGCTCCCCCAGAGGTGGGCAGCCTCATCGCCATCCCGCCCCCCCAGCAGATCCTCATCGCCACCTTTGACGAGCCGAGGACAGTAGTGAGTACCGTGGAGTTCTGA